The following proteins come from a genomic window of Spongiibacter tropicus DSM 19543:
- a CDS encoding DUF368 domain-containing protein, whose translation MPDSQNKSSGGLRGGIFLRGVAMGAADIVPGVSGGTIAFITGIYDQLIDSLKACNLAALKLLFSNGPAAAWQYVNGGFLLSLLLGIGLSVLSLARGISWALHHHPLLMASFFFGLILASALLVYRQIPHARGAWLYLLAGVGFALLISVVRPGEMPVNALTVFGAGALAICAMILPGISGSFILLLLGMYEPVIQAIKSLDVGMIALFMLGCATGLMAFVRLLSYLMHQHRGPLLAVLTGVLLGSLSIIWPWKLTGSGQLLSDEHSLDWHNVLPGDYAVQADPQWLFCLGLMVVGFVLVLFIETVARRD comes from the coding sequence TTGCCTGATTCGCAGAACAAGAGTTCAGGTGGTTTGCGCGGCGGTATTTTCCTGCGGGGCGTGGCAATGGGGGCGGCAGATATTGTCCCCGGCGTGTCTGGCGGCACCATCGCATTCATCACCGGCATCTATGATCAGCTGATCGATAGCCTGAAGGCCTGCAACCTCGCAGCGCTGAAATTGCTGTTCAGCAACGGCCCAGCGGCCGCTTGGCAATACGTGAATGGTGGTTTCCTGCTCAGCCTCTTGTTGGGGATTGGCTTGAGCGTATTGTCTCTGGCGCGTGGGATTTCCTGGGCGCTGCACCACCATCCGCTGCTGATGGCATCCTTTTTCTTTGGTTTGATTCTGGCGTCGGCGCTGCTGGTTTACCGGCAGATTCCTCATGCGCGAGGGGCCTGGCTGTATTTGCTCGCAGGAGTGGGCTTTGCCTTGCTGATTTCCGTCGTCAGACCGGGTGAAATGCCTGTCAATGCGTTGACCGTTTTTGGCGCGGGTGCGCTGGCAATTTGCGCGATGATTTTACCGGGTATTTCAGGCAGTTTTATTCTGCTGCTGCTCGGCATGTACGAGCCGGTCATTCAGGCGATTAAATCGCTGGATGTTGGGATGATTGCGCTGTTCATGCTGGGTTGTGCGACAGGGCTGATGGCCTTTGTTCGATTGCTCAGCTACCTGATGCATCAACATCGCGGCCCCTTGTTGGCCGTGTTGACTGGGGTGCTGCTCGGGTCGTTGTCCATTATCTGGCCTTGGAAACTGACCGGAAGCGGGCAGTTGCTCAGCGATGAGCACAGCCTTGATTGGCATAATGTACTGCCGGGAGACTACGCTGTTCAGGCTGATCCGCAGTGGCTGTTTTGTCTGGGCTTGATGGTCGTTGGCTTTGTGCTGGTACTCTTCATTGAGACGGTAGCCCGTCGTGATTAG